A stretch of Paracoccus sp. N5 DNA encodes these proteins:
- a CDS encoding aminodeoxychorismate/anthranilate synthase component II — translation MILLIDNYDSFTWNLVHYMGEAGADVVVRRNDVLTVEEALDMGAQGIVISPGPCDPAQAGIIVPLIRAAADRGVPLFGVCLGHQAIGEAFGGKVVRASRIVHGKTDAVSHDGTGVFTGLPSPLTATRYHSLTVEPESLPDCLRVTATTADGTIMGLVHRTLPIEGVQFHPESIASEYGHDMIRNFLRRCSNLDAAA, via the coding sequence ATGATCCTGCTCATCGACAATTACGACAGCTTCACCTGGAACCTGGTGCATTACATGGGCGAAGCCGGGGCGGATGTGGTGGTGCGCCGCAACGACGTGCTGACGGTCGAGGAGGCGCTGGACATGGGCGCCCAGGGCATCGTGATCTCGCCCGGGCCCTGCGATCCGGCGCAGGCCGGGATCATCGTGCCGCTGATCCGGGCGGCGGCGGATCGCGGCGTGCCGCTGTTCGGCGTCTGCCTGGGGCATCAGGCCATCGGCGAGGCCTTCGGCGGCAAGGTGGTGCGCGCCAGCCGCATCGTCCACGGCAAGACCGATGCGGTCAGCCATGACGGCACCGGGGTTTTCACCGGCCTGCCCTCGCCCCTGACCGCGACGCGCTATCATTCGCTGACGGTGGAACCCGAAAGCCTGCCCGACTGCCTGCGCGTCACCGCGACCACCGCGGACGGCACCATCATGGGGCTGGTGCATCGCACGCTGCCCATCGAGGGCGTGCAGTTCCACCCCGAAAGCATCGCCTCGGAATACGGCCACGACATGATCCGCAATTTCCTGCGCCGCTGCTCGAACCTGGACGCGGCGGCATGA